Genomic window (Enoplosus armatus isolate fEnoArm2 chromosome 22, fEnoArm2.hap1, whole genome shotgun sequence):
TTGCGTCTGCTCTTCCCAGCTCTTCATATGGCCTGCATTGGGCAGCATGCAGATGTGGCCCAGACACTCCTGCAGCTCGGGCTCACAGACTCGGAGGACGCGTCTCGCACAACAGCACGGCAGCTCGCCAAGAAACCGGACGTGGTGCGAGCGCTCGAACGTGCCTCGCCGCACACGCCATAGAGGAACACCACAGCTTTGCAATCGGTTCTGTGTAAACCCGTGTAAGTTACGAAAAGAAACCTGAAACATTCTCGCGTGATCAATTTACATTGTGTAGATTACAATAAATCTTAACGTGTGGTGTCGTGGAGTGTATTCTTGTGAGtgtatgcatgtaaatgtatgaaatggGCATTTTAGGTTTTGTCTGTGCCTCGAACGCGTTTCAGGCTCCTGAAAATCAGTCGTCCACCTTTTCAAATGCCTGCGCCGCAGTTCTTATTAGTTTGTTGGCTGACACCGACTGACTTGGGACCTGAGTGAGTAATGCAGAGGCTTACTTCATGAGTGTCACTGGGTTTACTAAACAGGTGTGTCGACCAAGAATCCAGCCCACTCTGGCAACACTGCgaagtgagaaaaaaatatgtaaaacttCATTGAATGAGAGGCCATTTATTCAACATGCAGAGTGGGAGTAATAAAAAGTGTTTATGTTATTTACTGAATACATAACCTGAATCTTTAGAAAGGCACAGAAAAttaaacatgtatgtatatacatacatatatatacacacacatatgtacacatatatacatacatacatatatatacacacacacacacttatatatacatatatatatacatatatatatatatttcatagtTATTATGAtatgtctctccctcttgcaTCTCTGCTTCATAAAAGACGTTGTTCAAACGCGACACTTTGTCCCTCTTCTTCCAAGTGATTGACAGCGGAGAAGCCACGCCCCCCGAGGCGCCTGACGCTGAACCGCAGCCCCTTCTCATTTCCAGCCCCGCAGatctccattttcttctttcccgATATTCCGGAGCAGAAGAGTCAAGATttggaaaaaatgaatgaagaataCGACGTTATCGTCCTGGGCACCGGGCTTACGGTGAGAAAGAGTCAAACTATGCGGTCCGGCAGCGTGGAAGTGATTTGCAACCTGTTACCGACGTTAGCACTTAGCAGTTTGGCTTTGAGCTAACTAGGCCTAATCAGCAGGGCTAGCGCTAAGTAGCTAGCTTAGCCGCTAACCGAGAGTGACCGACTATCTGTTAGTTAATGGAAACTGTAAGCAGAGTAGCTAACGCTAAGTGTTAGCAGTATGCTATCTGAAACTACCACCAGTGCCTGGAAAGATTAACGAAATATATAGGTAGCTGTAACAAGATACGTTCAAACTCTCAGTCTGCTGTGGTTTGTGAGTATTCTGTCGACTCTTAATGTAGTAAGTACAGTTTCTTAGCCGGTTGTTTGGAAGTTGGGCGCCAGTTCGGGCAGCTTTTCTCAGTCAAGATAAGATTATACGCGGATGATAAGTCGGCTAACATTAGCCGACCTAAATGAAGTGAACTAATTAGCCTGCTAACGACGTGTCAGCTCCACCGATTAATCTTTCGCGCTCGGCGCACCGTTAACTCGGTTGTTAACTCCGTCTCAGTCTTGTTCGTAATATTAGCAAAAGTAGCCGCTCGGTTGATGAAAGCAGCAATAACGGTTAGTAGCTAACTAACTCAAGCTACCGTAAGTTTCCGTTCTGCGCCTGTCCGTGCGGCGGATTCAACAGGATGGGGAGTGAGACTGTAACGTCTACAAGCCTAATAAAGCCAGTTGTCGCTTAACGAAGTCTTTTGCACTTTTAATGATTAAAAggagaagatgttttttttggggggagggggagagcgGACTGACTGCTTATCTAAAATCGCTGGATTACTTTGGACTATGTAGCGATCAGTCGGAAGCAATAGGCTGTTAGGCTGTAACTTGAAGATGAACTTCTTGCGTCGTTTTACCTTGCACACTTTAAAGCCCACACGGCTGATGTGGCAGCTTATGAGCCATTCGCGTATGTTTTGGGATTTGTTTACCGTGAAATTAACTCCGTCAGCGTTAACCGTGTCACAGCCGTGCATGTGTAGACAAAATGATACTTCCTGACGGGCCTCCTGACTCGCTGTCGATTTGACATGGCTGAGGTATTACATGGGAGACACTGTGCCGTCCCGTGTTGCAGGCTAATGGGCAGCTCCCTGTCATCTCCAAGGCGCTAAATTTCATTCAGGCGCTCGATTTCATGGACTGTTCCCGATCTGGAGAACCCCCAGCACACCGTTTTAATGCCGATTGTTGAAGCATTTCTTTTCCCCACATTTATTTACTGCAGCGAACGCTGAGTTGCAAAGTGTGCAGAGCAAAGCAGAAAAGGGGGTTGGTTACATTTTGGTGGGCAGGCTGTTGCTTTTTAGCTCACATTTGGGTGTGGTTCCACCAAGACCGAGGAACCGAAAGTACACCACAAGTACTCTGAAAGCTCAGGCCCTGCAGAGCGAGGCACGGCATAGTTTCACATGGTTTTTAGTTCTGTTATGCAAACCAGTGACGTATAAGTTTGTATATCTGACAGCTTCCCCTTCTGTCTTACCCACTAACATTAGCCCTGCTGTGGCCAGTAACTCTGCAGGTGTCACAGGTTTCTAACCAGGCCTGTAGTCAATATACTGCTGTTTCAACTTACCATGTGTGTTCTTTCACTCACCTTACATCATGCCTCCAGAGAATGCCCACTGATTTTGTTCCTTATCTTTTAACCTAAAGTAACTTATACTATAAATACAGTGCACTAGTTCTGTATTCTTGAATGGAATATTATCTGCCACCAACGGCatctcatttttaaaatgtcccaATCATTCATCCTGTACATCTAGAATGAAGATTATTAGTCAGGCCTTTGTTAGTATTCTATTTTTGATGGGTTACgtggcgggggaggggggggggggttccccaTCTGTCCACTACTAATGACACATGAGGGGAGTGGCTTGGCCCAAGATATCAAACTGTGCCTAAATGCAGTCTGGTTCACAATATGATACACTTGGTGATCCCAAGTAAGCAGGTTGTTGCCTGAAGACGAGAGAAGCGGATAGGGCGGCATTTCAGTGGCTGAGGACGTCGTGGGTTGACTGCAGCGATGGTTTTACACCCGTCACTCCATCAGCAATGACCGATGCAAAACGACAAGTTGCAGTGGAGAAAATATTGGTGATGGACAAATCTTTAACTTACCCAAGAGAGAACCAACAATGGTGCTGTGGAATGATATTCCATCAAAAGTAAACTTCTGCATTCCAAATTTTActtcaaatttgaatttgaattactTCGGTAAAAATGTAGCAGCACTACAACAATCAGTCAGCCaataaattagaaaataattggcagattatcCAATTATCAAATTAATTGTCTGTTGCTGCCTAAAACTATTAATTCTTTTCACAGTATCACATGACTTGCACATTCTTCAGGGAGAATTGTACATTTGCTGCCATCTTTGTGCCCCTCAAAAGGAGGAAATGGtgtgaaaggaaaggaaatggacACAATACAAAATTACCCTCACTCGCAGTATAATGAATAAAGACGCACATGTAGAAGTTTCAGTCAACACATTCCTATCTAATTGTACAGGCTCATCACATGTTTTGCACGTAGCTTTAATCAGCTGTGTAAGAGATAAGTGCAGTACAGTAAACAGTTTAGTTTTATACTGTATAGTACGGTATATATAACAATACATTTctttgattaatcaactaattggtTCATTTATAAAAGGTCAGAGTCACagttttccagagcccaagtctctaaatgtcttgttttaacCAACAAACAGATGACGCTTGACCTGAAACACTGGAAAGTGTATTGGAAATGTCACTGTAGTAAAATCAAAGCTAGTAGCGTCAATGCTGTGATTGTGACGTCCTATCATGTGATAGTATCCATCCAGCTCGTCGGACTTTGCTGCgtctcaccctctgtctgatTTTTATGGGTCTTGCGCGTTAAAAATTGAACTTGAACCGGatcagtgtgttttcctctctgtcagcaTGGCCACTACTATCTGGCAGAGGGAGTGATGACTAGGCTGCCCCCGGCTCTGTGTCAAAGCCTGTATTTATATAAGCGGCAGCAGGTCGGCCTCAGTCACATGTCACCCGAAAGGAGTGACGGTGTCACATCAGACCTGCTCTGTCTTCCCCAGAGATTTATCTGCAGCCCTGACTGCATGTCCCTCAAGTAAAGGGCATTGCAAGATCATACAGTAGATGAAACCCAGGCATTTACAGATGGTCGTGATCGGATTTCACCGCGGCGTGTGTTATTTTAGGAGTGCACCTATGCAGAAGCTAGCTTGGATGTTGCAGGATGTAAAGTTGGTATGtctgaagaaaaaacatcagtaataatattgaGTATTTATACAAATGAAAAAGTATGTATGGAtaagaaaaagcaggaaatacAAGCGCATGACAGATCAATTTTGCGCTGCATCCAAATGATCTTTCTCCACAGTTACTCAGTATGTGGAAATGACGTGGATTGAGACTGTTTACTGTAGCCGCCCACCATTGATGGAACAGCTGTGAGCTTGTGTAAAGAGAGAACCTTCATTTACCGTAATGTAATAGGCGTGGACCGTCTCTTGGCCTCTGGAGAGTCGTACTAATTTATCCCGATTGAAAGAACCAAATTGTATGATCCCTGTCACTCCTCGGGTCATTACAGGCCACAGTCTGTACACAAAGGGTTGTGTATGTGACATAACCCAGTGAAATTTACGATGCGTTGTTGATTTTGTCATGTGAGAAACAAGTTGTACCACATACCGCCTGAGTGCAGGCAGTCATTCAGTTGTTAAAACTTGTTTTAGAGTGAAGGCCACACAGTCACATGATGCACACCGTGTATTCTTGTATCTACAGACCCACTGCTTTAATCGTATTAAGGCCTTTTGGTCTGTAGGAATTCCAGACTTTGGCAAACCTGCGCATTTCCCCCTCATCATTACCAAGCCTGAAAGAGACTGAAAGGACTAATCCTAACCCTCACCCGTTTAGCTATAAATATGAGTGTGTTCATAACAAAAAGAACCGATAAGAGTGCCGTTAAAGTACCGTATCGATAAGAGTAGTAGTACAGATCAAATCTTAACAATACTTAACAATCCTACTGTTTTAGAGGCTGAAAAGCCACAGAAAGGCCAGCGAGGGACCACATTCATCCGTTTATATGAAAACGGCGGCAACACAGAGTGATTCCTCCTGCGAGATTAAAGTGGGCGGTGTGACAGATGGATTTAATGTATTGAAGCAGGGGAACAAAAACAACGGACTGTTGAGAGCTTCTGCCTCATTTATAATACAATCAAAAATGATTGCACGTCGACGCCATCTGTTTATTGGAAATCATGATGGAAAGAAGGCCATATCTGTGAATGTTCCCCGCATCCCGTTGATCGCACTTCTCTTCTGTCTCGTTCTCTCCCAACAGGAATGCATTTTATCAGGCATCATGTCCGTGAAGGGGAAGAAGGTTCTGCACATGGACCGCAACTCCTACTACGGAGCGGAGAGTGCCTCCATCACGCCTCTCGAAGATGTGAGTTGATCTCTGACCCCGCCGGCTCGACTTCGTGACACTTGGGAGGCCAAATTGGTTTGAAATTTCGACATAAGGAAGCAACAACTGCAGACAAATGATATGTGGGAACAGGTTTAAGGTTTAATAAGGAAATTAAGTGATGTCCACTTCACAAATCATATAAGTTGAAGTTTTGGTTCATAGACCCACCGTGTCACGGGCTAGCTAGCGTGCTACAatggatgaagaaaaaaatacaggCGTTCAATTCGTGGAGTAGAGGAAGTGGAATTCCCCTTTTTAATGGTTACCTTGTTTTCTGAAACGCTCTTCTGGTGTAAGTGTAAattgctggctgtagcttgtGAGTCACGTCAGGTTCTGTGTCTCCCTACAGCTCTACAAGCGCTTCAACCTCCCTGGCAAACCCCCTGAGTCGATGGGAAAAGGCCGGGATTGGAACGTGGACCTCATCCCTAAATTCCTCATGGCCAACGGTATCACTCACCTTGTATAACACCTGCTGCTTTAGtctgtgactttttttatttattatctttgtTTCCTAGCAGAGCTGTGAGCTGTAGCTTGTCAGTAGTGTAGTAGTGCTGTATGTAGAACATTTTCCCTCCCCAGAAAAGGAGTGtcatgcttcaaacaaagtttaatatttgaaatatcTTCCAAGTAGCAGCAGGAACCACAAGTAACGCTTAACTGCAGCTAAAAATGGGTTTAAAAGGCGGGGGATAAAATGACAGGGATGttgatatttaataaatgttttcacgAATGAAGTAATaacctcattttgtgtttttgtgaaagtAATGTTTGCATCTCCGTCTCTCAGGTCAGCTGGTCCGCATGCTGCTGATCACACAGGTGACTCGCTACCTGGATTTCAAAGTGATTGAGGGCAGCTTTGTGTACAAGGCCGGCAAAATCCATAAAGTCCCCTCTACTGAGAATGAGGCCCTGGCATCTAGTAAGTTATTGGAGTGAATTCGAAtgcatttgtgtctttttatatagatccactcgggggggggggggggggggaagtcCAAAGTCCTTGTCTTTTAATTAGTTGTATTGTTTAGCTCTAACCCTTAACACACTCAGCTGCTGGTTGTCTGCAAACATTGGTGTTGTAAAGCTCGCTTGTCACTCTCACTCTGTTGCTTTCGACATGGGTCGACACTCAAAAGTCTAAACTCTCGGTCTCCTAAAGGTCTGATGGGTTTGTTTGAGAAACGGCGCTTCAAAAACTTCCTGAGCTTCATCGCCAACTTTGACGAGAACGACCCCAAAACCTTTCAGGGCATCGACCCCAAAACGGCGACCATGAAGACCATTTTCGATCATTATAAACTGGGCCGAGACGTCATGGACTTCACCGGCCACTCCCTCGCCCTCTACCGCACAGACGAGTCAGTGGTCTTTCCAGTTGTTTGATGAGTGTTTTTATGATACCTTTTAATTTGCACGCGATACCATGTCTCCCAGCCTTGTTAAACTGTACAGTTTGTTGAGTTTTAAAtggtctccatctctctccactcAGTTACCTGGATCAATCTTGCATTGAAACCATAAACAGGATAAAGCTTTACAGCGAGTCTCTGGCCAGATACGGCAAGAGCCCATACCTCTACCCACTGTACGGCCTGGGAGAACTGCCACAAGGGTTTGCCAGGTAGGGGACTTCCTGTAATACACATATGTGTAATATTTGCTTGCACACGAACCTTTAACTGCTTGGAGTAGTAAAATTACGGTAGTACCAAAACGTTCCAAAAACTCTGGGTGCAGAGGAACTAAAGAAATGATGGAAAGAAAGATGTTCCTTATAcctccagaacttgcctgagaattatcacgtttttaagttttctttgGTATTGGAGTactccagtgatagttgtctgtacacccatgggtacattgcaaacgGGAACTGCTAATGGCTACTTCGGCATATTATTTTAACTTTCACGctattaaaatagtttttattacTGAGGCTCAGAATGTCCCATCAACATGATTTTTGTATTGGGGGACCTGTGGACGTTTAAATTGCAGCACTAAATACAtagtgtttaatgtttttaccGCAAATTAATGGTAATTTGCAACATCAGCTTGTGGGGGGGGATTGGATAGACATTTAGGTGTCCCAATAGGCTCTTTTGTCAGCAGAGTTTTAGACTTGTCATAGTAGAAAAGCACGTGTTACTACTAACAATTAACggtggctctgttccatttaagTGTGCCAGTggcagtgagccagcatgcacaattcCAGAGCCCTGAAACTGagacagctaaatggaattcagacATAACTGCCTGctgtcacatgtcaaaatgtcctatTTCAGGTGCACACTGGCTCACTGATATGGCGTACTGGGGATTTTAAATGGAACagcattattgttattagttacacctgtgctgtCCATGCTAGTCAAACTATTAATATTGCATAGTTTCATTTCAGCCAGCTCATATCTTTTGATAATAGAAAGTAACCTCTCGCATGGCTTTTACATTCCAGGCTGAGTGCCATCTATGGAGGGACGTACATGTTGAACAAGCCCATAGACGAGATCGTGGTGGAGAATGGGAAGGTGGTGGGAGTCAAGTCTGAGGGAGAGGTGAGCAACAACACTTCTCATTCCTACCGGATTGCTACTGCAAGTGCTCCGTATTTACCGTGCAACAATTACAACAAACAGTTTCACTAATTGGCAGAATTGGAACTCAAAGAGAGTGATCCGTCATGTCAAACATCAGAACAAATGTGACACAGCAGCGTGATCTTGATGTCACTCAGTGTCGGTCAAAACAAGGCCGTTTTTGCATTGACTCGTTACATTTCGTAACCCCTCAAAAAATTGTCCGCACAGTCGGCCCAGTATTGTCCTTCACTTCTCCAGGAATTACACCTATCCCTTGACCGCTGACCTTTTTGGGGCTGTGTTTGCCCACCACAGATCGCCAGGTGCAAGCAGCTGATCTGCGACCCCAGCTACATTATGGACCGCGCCTCCAAAGTGGGCCAGGTGATCAGAGTCATCTGCGTCTTGAGTCACCCCGTCGGCAACACCAACAACATCAACTCTTGCCAGATCATCATCCCCCAGAATCAGGTCAACAGGAAGCATGGTgagcacacacaggaaatgagcGGATCACTTAGACTTTATAGTAtttcatttctccttttcttgaagaaaaaaaagatggctgATTGCTGTGTCAAAGGGAAAGCAGTTCTTGGGAAAGCacctttttgtatttctcaaaataaaaaagggactGATGGCTAATTATAAGTAATAATGAAAAAGTGTTCTTTGTGTATTATTCATTTATGGTGTTATTCTGTCAGCAAGCTCAACCAAATGACATGTACCATTCCTAATGTCTAACAACAACTGACCAGACAGATGACATTAAATAATACTTTTAACAGGCAAAACCACCAGGCATtaacttcttgtttttctgtccccAGACATCTACGTTTGTATGATCTCCTCTGCTCACAACGTGGCAGCACAGGGTAAATATATCGCCATCGTCAGCACCACAGTGGAGACAAACGACCCTGAGAAAGAGATCAAGCCGGCCCTGGACCTACTGGAGCCCATCGAGCAGAAGTTTGTCAGCATTAGTGACCAGTATGCACCCACTGACATGGGCACCGAGAGCCAGGTATGATCAGTGGGAGAAGACGAAATATAAAGGGCCTGCACGTTTTATCCCACCGAATCGGTCGGAGAAACAATGATAGAAATAATTATATTCAGGTTTTGGACGTTTCTTCATCCCATTCGCCATCCTCATCATGCATAAAATATACTCATGGTTTCCTTCCgtctttttgaaatgtaaaacctTTATGTTTTAGTTTATCTTTGCATCTTCTGTTGACTTCAGGCATCATTTAAGAATCGAAACGACGATATCTGACCTGGACTGTTTATCCGTCTCTGTGTGCGCTGAAAGGCGGCCTCTCGGATCGCCGCTTGACCTTGtttccctcccccccccccctctccgcTCTAGATTTTCATCTCCCGTACATATGACGCCACGACTCACTTCGAGACCACCTGTGACGACATCAAAGACATCTACCGGAGGATGACGGGCTCGGACTTTGACTTTGCCGAGATGGAGCGCAAGAAGCAGGACATCTTCGGTGACGCCGCAGAGTAGAGGCAAAGTGTCCGCAACACTCCTGATTATCAAAGACGACGCTGCCGACAACTGAAATCTTACGAAAAATAGAAAACCtacacaaaaatgtacacacCAATGGGCTGGCTGATTTATCCGAGTATATGGTTTGCCTATTGAGGAAGTTCATGATATATAGAGAGATTTGATATAGTATTGTTGGATAGGGTTCAGGGAGGGAGCTATGCTTTACTTTTCTGATGTTGCACTAAACACTGGTTATGTCTAATATACAGTAATACCCAACGTTCTTCAGCTTCGTCGTGTTAAGGTGACGCATAGTCCGAAGATGCCAAATCAAATGATAATTCATAATCAATAGTATCTTACAGAGGGGTTGGGAGGGCGGCGGGGGTCAAA
Coding sequences:
- the gdi2 gene encoding rab GDP dissociation inhibitor beta isoform X2, whose protein sequence is MNEEYDVIVLGTGLTECILSGIMSVKGKKVLHMDRNSYYGAESASITPLEDLYKRFNLPGKPPESMGKGRDWNVDLIPKFLMANGLMGLFEKRRFKNFLSFIANFDENDPKTFQGIDPKTATMKTIFDHYKLGRDVMDFTGHSLALYRTDDYLDQSCIETINRIKLYSESLARYGKSPYLYPLYGLGELPQGFARLSAIYGGTYMLNKPIDEIVVENGKVVGVKSEGEIARCKQLICDPSYIMDRASKVGQVIRVICVLSHPVGNTNNINSCQIIIPQNQVNRKHDIYVCMISSAHNVAAQGKYIAIVSTTVETNDPEKEIKPALDLLEPIEQKFVSISDQYAPTDMGTESQIFISRTYDATTHFETTCDDIKDIYRRMTGSDFDFAEMERKKQDIFGDAAE
- the gdi2 gene encoding rab GDP dissociation inhibitor beta isoform X1; this translates as MNEEYDVIVLGTGLTECILSGIMSVKGKKVLHMDRNSYYGAESASITPLEDLYKRFNLPGKPPESMGKGRDWNVDLIPKFLMANGQLVRMLLITQVTRYLDFKVIEGSFVYKAGKIHKVPSTENEALASSLMGLFEKRRFKNFLSFIANFDENDPKTFQGIDPKTATMKTIFDHYKLGRDVMDFTGHSLALYRTDDYLDQSCIETINRIKLYSESLARYGKSPYLYPLYGLGELPQGFARLSAIYGGTYMLNKPIDEIVVENGKVVGVKSEGEIARCKQLICDPSYIMDRASKVGQVIRVICVLSHPVGNTNNINSCQIIIPQNQVNRKHDIYVCMISSAHNVAAQGKYIAIVSTTVETNDPEKEIKPALDLLEPIEQKFVSISDQYAPTDMGTESQIFISRTYDATTHFETTCDDIKDIYRRMTGSDFDFAEMERKKQDIFGDAAE